The proteins below come from a single Zea mays cultivar B73 chromosome 8, Zm-B73-REFERENCE-NAM-5.0, whole genome shotgun sequence genomic window:
- the LOC100191695 gene encoding vesicle transport v-SNARE 13 isoform X1, with amino-acid sequence MSKVFEGYERQYCEASASLTRKCTAAAALQGEKLKQKAAEIQSGIDGAEALIRKMDLEARNLQPSIRADLLVKIREYKSDLNNLKGALKRVTSINAQQGAREELLESGMADTLGVSADQRSRLLRATERQNQTTDRLRDSHRTMLETEELGVSILHDLSQQRQSLLHAHDVLDEVDNNVGKSRRTIGGMMRRMDRNKWIIGLIIAVLVLAILVILYFKFVH; translated from the exons ATGAGCAAGGTGTTCGAGGGCTACGAGCGCCAGTACTGCGAGGCGTCCGCCTCCCTCACCCGCAAatgcaccgccgccgccgccctacaGGGAG AGAAGCTGAAGCAGAAGGCGGCGGAGATCCAATCCGGCATCGATGGCGCTGAGGCACTG ATAAGGAAGATGGATCTTGAAGCAAGAAACCTGCAACCAAGCATTAGAGCTGATCTCCTAGTAAAGATCAGGGAGTACAAGTCAGATCTTAATAACCTTAAGGGAGCGCTGAAGAGGGTTACTAGTATTAATGCACAACAGGGGGCGAGGGAGGAGTTGTTGGAGTCAGGAATGGCAGATACATTGGGG GTTTCTGCTGATCAAAGGTCAAGATTGCTCAGGGCAACCGAGAGACAGAACCAAACAACTGATAGGCTCAGAGATAGCCATAGAACTATGCTGGAGACTGAAGAACTTGGTGTCTCTATCCTGCATGACCTGAGTCAACAGCGCCAGTCTCTCTTGCATGCTCATGATGTA TTGGACGAGGTGGATAACAACGTCGGCAAGAGCAGGAGGACCATTGGAGGCATGATGAGGAGAATGGATAGAAACAAGTGGATCATCGGTCTCATCATAGCAGTTCTTGTCTTGGCTATCCTCGTGATTCTGTATTTCAAGTTCGTGCACTAG
- the LOC100191695 gene encoding Vesicle transport v-SNARE 13, with protein MDLEARNLQPSIRADLLVKIREYKSDLNNLKGALKRVTSINAQQGAREELLESGMADTLGVSADQRSRLLRATERQNQTTDRLRDSHRTMLETEELGVSILHDLSQQRQSLLHAHDVLDEVDNNVGKSRRTIGGMMRRMDRNKWIIGLIIAVLVLAILVILYFKFVH; from the exons ATGGATCTTGAAGCAAGAAACCTGCAACCAAGCATTAGAGCTGATCTCCTAGTAAAGATCAGGGAGTACAAGTCAGATCTTAATAACCTTAAGGGAGCGCTGAAGAGGGTTACTAGTATTAATGCACAACAGGGGGCGAGGGAGGAGTTGTTGGAGTCAGGAATGGCAGATACATTGGGG GTTTCTGCTGATCAAAGGTCAAGATTGCTCAGGGCAACCGAGAGACAGAACCAAACAACTGATAGGCTCAGAGATAGCCATAGAACTATGCTGGAGACTGAAGAACTTGGTGTCTCTATCCTGCATGACCTGAGTCAACAGCGCCAGTCTCTCTTGCATGCTCATGATGTA TTGGACGAGGTGGATAACAACGTCGGCAAGAGCAGGAGGACCATTGGAGGCATGATGAGGAGAATGGATAGAAACAAGTGGATCATCGGTCTCATCATAGCAGTTCTTGTCTTGGCTATCCTCGTGATTCTGTATTTCAAGTTCGTGCACTAG